Proteins found in one Erythrobacter sp. 3-20A1M genomic segment:
- a CDS encoding tryptophan halogenase family protein, whose translation MDDTGNTAVVIVGGGTAGWMAAAALSRFFSDGRRTITLVESDAIGTVGVGEATIPPLRNFNGMLGIAENDFLRETCGTFKLGIEFVNWGRQGDRYFHPFGEYGQDLHGIAFHQLYLRERARGDCGPIADYSMSTAAAAADRFARPRPDAQSPLGEIRYAFQFDAGLYAAYLRRLAERQGTVRREGRVVHVHRDGESGDVVSVELEDGSRIAGDLFLDCSGFRGLLIEEELGTGYEDWSRWLPMDRALAMPSADTGSLNPYTRATAHGAGWQWRIPLQHRTGNGHVFCSSYMERDEAERILREHVEGEPLADPRLLRFTTGMRKRAWVHNVVALGLSSGFIEPLESTAIHLVQNGIQRLFALFPDKRIDPLERDEYNRGMRELYEDVRDFVILHYKATQRDDTAFWRYVRDMEVPETLVRKMKLWQLHGRVFRENAELFALPSWVAVMLGQNVWPDRHDPIADTLDPDKVAGAMAQMRRSYRAAAERLPTQEAFLRQAGAWHAEDAIPRVQTGAPA comes from the coding sequence TTGGATGATACCGGTAACACGGCGGTAGTGATCGTGGGCGGCGGAACTGCGGGATGGATGGCCGCAGCTGCACTCTCTCGGTTCTTTTCCGATGGTCGACGGACCATCACTCTGGTCGAATCGGATGCGATCGGTACCGTCGGTGTCGGGGAAGCGACCATCCCTCCCCTGCGCAATTTCAACGGCATGCTCGGCATCGCCGAGAACGATTTTCTGCGCGAGACGTGCGGCACGTTCAAGCTGGGGATCGAGTTCGTCAACTGGGGCAGGCAAGGCGATCGCTACTTCCACCCATTCGGCGAATACGGGCAGGATCTGCACGGCATCGCCTTCCACCAGCTCTACCTGCGCGAGCGTGCGCGGGGCGATTGCGGACCGATCGCGGACTATTCGATGAGCACCGCGGCCGCCGCCGCGGATCGCTTCGCCCGGCCCCGCCCCGACGCCCAGTCTCCGCTCGGCGAAATCCGCTATGCCTTCCAGTTCGATGCCGGTCTCTATGCCGCCTATCTGCGCCGCCTCGCCGAACGGCAGGGAACGGTGCGGCGCGAGGGGCGGGTCGTGCACGTCCATCGCGACGGCGAGAGCGGCGATGTCGTGTCCGTCGAACTCGAGGACGGCAGCCGGATAGCGGGCGACCTGTTCCTCGACTGTTCGGGCTTTCGCGGACTGCTGATCGAGGAGGAGCTTGGCACCGGATACGAGGATTGGTCGCGCTGGCTGCCGATGGACCGCGCGCTGGCGATGCCCAGCGCCGATACCGGCTCTCTCAATCCCTACACGCGCGCCACGGCGCATGGGGCGGGATGGCAGTGGCGCATTCCGCTGCAACATCGCACCGGCAATGGGCACGTCTTCTGCAGCAGCTACATGGAACGCGACGAGGCGGAACGTATCCTGCGCGAGCATGTCGAGGGGGAGCCGCTGGCCGATCCCCGGCTGCTGCGGTTCACCACCGGCATGCGCAAGCGCGCCTGGGTCCACAACGTAGTGGCGCTGGGGCTGTCCTCCGGTTTCATCGAGCCTCTCGAATCGACGGCGATCCACCTCGTGCAAAACGGCATCCAGCGCCTCTTCGCGCTGTTTCCGGACAAGCGGATCGATCCGTTGGAGCGCGACGAATACAATCGCGGAATGCGCGAACTGTACGAGGACGTGCGCGATTTCGTGATCCTGCATTACAAGGCGACGCAGCGTGACGACACGGCGTTCTGGCGCTACGTGCGCGATATGGAGGTGCCCGAGACGCTGGTCCGCAAGATGAAGCTGTGGCAGCTCCACGGCCGCGTGTTTCGCGAGAACGCGGAACTGTTCGCCCTGCCCAGCTGGGTCGCGGTAATGCTTGGCCAGAATGTCTGGCCGGACCGTCACGACCCGATCGCCGACACGCTGGACCCGGACAAGGTGGCGGGGGCGATGGCGCAGATGCGCCGGTCCTATCGCGCCGCCGCCGAGCGGCTGCCGACGCAGGAGGCGTTCCTGCGCCAGGCGGGCGCATGGCACGCGGAGGATGCGATACCGCGTGTCCAGACAGGCGCGCCCGCATGA
- a CDS encoding glycoside hydrolase family 3 N-terminal domain-containing protein — protein MDRRGAIKLLAGGSASALAFAQAPAAFAAAGPLYRDARAPIPSRVSDLLARMTLPEKIAQLRAAWAQKADMIEGLEFDPAKASAAFPDGIGHVTRPSDKRGVPGITGAAGGTAARWRTPKQTVDFINALQRWALADTRLGIPVLLHEESLHGYMATEATMFPQAIALAGSFDTNLMRRVQAVIAREVRARGVPLVLSPVVDIVRDPRWGRIEETWGEDPYLCAEMGVAAVEGLQGPGKFDRLAPGKVFATLKHMTGHGQPESGNNVSPAQTARRDLRENFFKPFREVVRRTSIGAVMPSYNEIDGIPSHANTWLLGEVLRGEWGFDGLIVSDYGGVHELATLHQVARDEADAALQALEAGVDSELPDGQAYAMLAGGVAAGSVPVELIDRACARMLTFKMRAGLFENPYGDAALAERITGNAEARALALEAARKGLCLLKNENDTLPLDPARMGRVAVIGPNHAIARLGGYSSVPKQTVSLIEGLRALAPDVDFTTAQGVFITTSEDRSVDEVELAEPARNRELIAEAVAVAQAADTIVLAIGDTEQTSREGFAKNHLGDRTDLDLVGEQNELVDALAALGKPLVIAAINGRPPSWPNAVAKADAMLECWYPGQEGGTAMAEALLGRINPGAKLPVTVVRDAGQVPFYYDHKPSARRGYLFDDKAPLFPFGHGLSYTEFSVSAPRTSRETYASTQAIEVEVEVENTGERGGDEVVQLYVTREDLPITQPLLELKGIQRVTLAAGERRTLRFAIEPRQLAIWDREMNEVNLPGPVMLSAGNSSANLKTAQVEIV, from the coding sequence ATGGACCGGCGTGGCGCCATAAAGCTTCTGGCGGGCGGCAGCGCTTCGGCGCTGGCGTTTGCGCAGGCGCCCGCCGCCTTCGCCGCCGCCGGGCCGCTTTACAGGGACGCGCGCGCCCCGATCCCCTCGCGCGTGTCGGACCTGCTGGCGCGCATGACGCTGCCCGAGAAGATCGCGCAGTTGCGCGCAGCGTGGGCGCAGAAGGCGGACATGATCGAGGGGCTGGAATTCGACCCGGCAAAGGCAAGCGCGGCGTTCCCCGACGGGATCGGCCACGTCACCCGCCCTTCGGACAAGCGCGGCGTGCCGGGCATCACCGGTGCGGCGGGTGGTACTGCGGCCCGCTGGCGCACGCCAAAGCAGACCGTGGATTTCATCAACGCGCTGCAGCGCTGGGCGCTGGCGGACACACGACTGGGCATCCCCGTGCTGCTGCACGAGGAATCGCTCCACGGCTATATGGCGACCGAGGCGACCATGTTCCCCCAGGCCATCGCGCTGGCGGGCAGCTTCGACACGAACCTCATGCGCCGCGTCCAGGCGGTGATCGCGCGCGAGGTGCGCGCCCGCGGCGTGCCGCTGGTGCTCAGCCCGGTGGTCGATATCGTGCGCGATCCACGCTGGGGCCGGATCGAGGAGACTTGGGGCGAGGACCCCTATCTGTGCGCCGAGATGGGCGTCGCCGCAGTCGAGGGACTGCAGGGGCCGGGCAAGTTCGACCGGCTCGCGCCGGGCAAGGTCTTCGCCACGCTCAAGCACATGACGGGCCACGGCCAGCCCGAAAGCGGCAACAATGTCAGCCCGGCCCAGACCGCGCGGCGCGATCTGCGAGAGAATTTCTTCAAGCCGTTCCGCGAGGTCGTGCGCCGCACCTCGATCGGCGCGGTCATGCCCAGCTACAACGAGATCGACGGCATCCCGAGCCACGCCAACACATGGCTGCTGGGCGAGGTTCTGCGCGGCGAATGGGGCTTCGACGGCCTGATCGTGAGCGATTACGGCGGCGTGCACGAGCTCGCGACGCTGCATCAAGTCGCCCGCGACGAGGCGGACGCGGCGTTGCAGGCGCTGGAGGCGGGCGTGGACAGCGAACTGCCCGATGGGCAGGCCTACGCCATGCTGGCCGGCGGAGTCGCGGCTGGTAGCGTCCCGGTGGAGCTGATCGACCGAGCCTGCGCCCGCATGCTGACGTTCAAGATGCGCGCCGGCCTGTTCGAGAACCCCTATGGGGACGCTGCGCTCGCCGAGCGGATCACCGGCAATGCCGAAGCGCGCGCGCTGGCGCTTGAGGCGGCGCGCAAGGGGCTGTGCCTGCTCAAGAACGAGAACGACACCCTGCCGCTCGATCCCGCGCGGATGGGCCGGGTCGCGGTGATCGGTCCGAACCACGCGATCGCCCGGCTGGGCGGGTACTCGTCAGTCCCGAAACAGACCGTGAGCCTGATCGAGGGTCTGCGCGCGCTCGCTCCCGATGTCGATTTCACGACCGCGCAGGGCGTCTTCATCACCACCAGCGAGGATCGCTCGGTCGATGAAGTGGAGCTCGCCGAACCGGCGCGCAATCGCGAGCTGATCGCCGAAGCGGTCGCGGTTGCGCAAGCCGCCGACACGATCGTGCTCGCGATCGGCGATACCGAGCAGACAAGCCGCGAAGGCTTCGCGAAGAACCACCTCGGCGACCGAACCGATCTCGATCTGGTCGGGGAGCAGAACGAACTGGTCGATGCCCTCGCCGCGCTCGGTAAGCCGCTGGTGATCGCCGCGATAAACGGGCGACCGCCGAGCTGGCCCAACGCGGTAGCGAAGGCCGACGCGATGCTCGAATGCTGGTATCCGGGGCAGGAAGGCGGCACGGCGATGGCGGAGGCGCTGCTGGGCAGGATCAACCCCGGCGCAAAGCTGCCGGTCACCGTCGTGCGCGATGCCGGGCAGGTGCCGTTCTATTACGATCACAAGCCGAGCGCGCGGCGCGGCTATCTGTTCGACGACAAGGCCCCGCTGTTCCCCTTCGGGCACGGACTCAGTTACACCGAATTCTCGGTAAGCGCGCCCCGGACCAGCCGAGAAACCTACGCCTCCACGCAGGCGATCGAAGTCGAGGTCGAGGTCGAAAACACGGGCGAACGGGGTGGCGACGAGGTCGTCCAGCTCTACGTAACGCGCGAAGACCTGCCGATCACGCAGCCCTTGCTGGAGCTCAAGGGCATCCAGCGGGTCACGCTGGCGGCGGGCGAGCGGCGCACGCTGAGATTCGCGATCGAACCACGCCAGCTGGCGATCTGGGACCGCGAGATGAACGAAGTGAACCTGCCCGGCCCCGTGATGCTGTCGGCGGGCAACAGCAGCGCAAACCTGAAGACCGCGCAAGTGGAGATCGTATGA
- a CDS encoding endo-1,4-beta-xylanase, whose translation MTERMFPMSRRAALTGMAALPLAACAARSAMFSGGVEAARFPIPTGGSLDSIAMRGGRHFGSAIASTPGRTDAGSIQNPRYAALVATECGLVVPENELKWQATRPGPDQYDFTRMDQIVAWAQANDLAVRGHTLLWHRPQWFPQWLNDYDYGANPRAEAERLVTEHIRTVTDRYRGIIHSYDVVNEAIDHDTNRPMETSLSRAMGSPEAVLDLAFHTAREQLPDAQLVYNDYMSWEPAHIVGNRHVPDVLRLLEGFRKRGTPVDALGIQSHIEIFDVDPATGVSPYMEREWRAFLDEVTGMGYRLLITEFDVKDRALPGDTTVRDARVADYARRYFDVMLEYGDYLDDILAWGMVDKFNWLQDFDPAKRQDGLEVRGAPYDSEYRPKPMRAAIAGALAAAS comes from the coding sequence ATGACCGAACGCATGTTTCCGATGAGCCGCCGTGCCGCCCTGACCGGCATGGCCGCCCTGCCCCTTGCCGCCTGTGCCGCGCGTTCCGCCATGTTCAGCGGCGGTGTCGAAGCGGCGCGCTTCCCGATCCCGACTGGTGGCAGCCTGGACAGTATCGCCATGCGCGGCGGACGGCATTTCGGCAGCGCCATCGCCTCCACGCCGGGCCGGACCGACGCCGGGTCGATCCAGAACCCGCGCTATGCGGCTCTGGTGGCGACCGAATGCGGGCTGGTCGTGCCCGAGAACGAGCTGAAATGGCAGGCGACCCGCCCCGGCCCGGACCAGTACGACTTCACCCGGATGGACCAGATCGTCGCCTGGGCACAGGCGAACGACCTGGCCGTGCGCGGCCACACGCTGTTGTGGCATCGCCCGCAATGGTTTCCCCAATGGCTGAACGATTACGATTACGGTGCCAATCCGCGCGCCGAGGCCGAGCGCCTCGTGACCGAGCACATCCGCACCGTTACCGACCGCTATCGCGGGATCATCCACAGCTACGACGTCGTCAACGAGGCGATCGATCACGACACGAACCGGCCGATGGAAACGAGCCTGAGCCGCGCGATGGGCAGCCCCGAGGCGGTACTCGACCTCGCTTTCCACACCGCGCGCGAGCAGCTGCCCGACGCGCAACTGGTCTATAACGACTACATGAGCTGGGAGCCGGCGCACATCGTGGGCAACCGGCACGTGCCCGACGTGCTGCGCCTGCTGGAGGGGTTCCGCAAGCGCGGGACGCCGGTCGACGCGCTGGGCATCCAGTCGCATATCGAGATCTTCGACGTCGATCCCGCCACCGGCGTTTCTCCCTACATGGAACGCGAATGGCGCGCCTTCCTGGATGAGGTGACGGGCATGGGCTATCGTCTGCTGATTACCGAGTTCGACGTGAAGGACCGCGCTTTACCGGGGGATACTACGGTCCGCGACGCGCGGGTCGCCGATTACGCGCGGCGCTATTTCGACGTGATGCTCGAATACGGCGACTATCTCGACGACATTCTCGCGTGGGGCATGGTGGACAAGTTCAACTGGCTCCAGGATTTCGATCCGGCGAAGCGTCAGGACGGGCTGGAAGTGCGCGGCGCGCCCTACGATTCCGAATACCGGCCAAAACCGATGCGCGCCGCTATCGCGGGAGCGCTCGCCGCGGCAAGCTGA
- a CDS encoding TonB-dependent receptor codes for MKIGASAATLGALLVSQAAYAQDASAQPETEQAADPSDPTQSGDGNIIVVTGIRQQLANSQNIKRNADTVVDAITAEDIGALPDRSVTEALQRVPGIAINRFAGSSDPDHFSVEGSGVTVRGLTFVRSEFNGRTAFATGVGGQALNFADVPSELLGSVIISKNQTAEMIEGGLAGTVNLNTRKPFDRAGFHIAGSVEANYGDFSDKWSPTISGLISNTWDTDAGRFGVLVSGAYSRIRSRSDGVQIANYQTRDGQLAQLSNTSDLFICRNPLPAPTDTMTLPGANANCGNFGTEGADGFADYAAFRVAPAGPQYRTQQFDRKRDGVTAALQWESVDQRTKVTAEFIRSHTTNDWGEYTYEDGPDLSEYSTYPIGCQQNANGPQIVDASGVVRDPDAETPPRAQCPVGGYTDYVYDENNVFQSGYIVDTSNGWRGDPALTPFVPIGGSQYSLARRQVADETTNADYSLNLQHELTENLHLSMDAQYATSHKQNLDVSVMGSLFADNELDISGDIPVGIVHKPQFLGYTWSTPGDALGNATEAEYFTDPRFQFWRAAMDHAEDSKGDQFAFRADLDYDFGDDAFIRRAKVGVRFQDRNQDVRYSTYNWGMLSEVWSGSRPVNFDDTAPDGQQTRYDFPDFFRGDTQGPPGAYYYGGDLTGDYQGTIDYLRSVQDRARALGADPTWNPLAGRPGAVPGSMYLPSEIQSVKQADYAVYGMVNFGSDDLLGNVRFAGNVGLRFVSTDLRSASSRGPGTPDSVGIAAPFNSVIDPQTGDVITAGRCSPQARPPEAGGGTAIPGGVCNIGIDAYNALQNFLDGSYEYTAVTNHYSYLLPSLNLRFGLTDDLVLRLAASKVLTRPENGYIRNYFTASLDTSGNFTGTAGAPTLLPATAWQFDASLEWYFARVGSLTVNAFYKSIHNFFYQSVRQETIRNASLEEREVTVRGPANFDGYGKIKGVEVAYQQTFDFLPAPLDGFGVNANYTYLESSGLPNSFLNGGNVPTNSTVPPGNLPLEQLSKHNYNIGGFYEKGPISVRAAYNWRSRFLLTASDAIFPYYSIYNEPTGQLDASAFINITPDLRIGVQGVNLLNEVTRTSQSYSGDPADLAPRSYFMNDRRFSFILRANF; via the coding sequence TTGAAAATCGGGGCCTCGGCGGCGACGCTGGGTGCTCTGCTCGTGTCGCAGGCGGCCTATGCGCAGGACGCTTCCGCACAGCCGGAGACCGAGCAGGCGGCCGACCCGTCCGACCCGACGCAGAGCGGCGACGGCAACATCATCGTCGTCACCGGCATTCGCCAGCAGTTGGCGAACTCGCAGAATATCAAGCGCAACGCCGACACCGTCGTGGATGCGATCACGGCCGAAGATATCGGCGCGCTGCCCGACCGTTCCGTGACAGAGGCTCTCCAGCGCGTTCCCGGCATCGCGATCAACCGCTTCGCCGGTTCGAGCGACCCCGATCACTTCTCGGTCGAGGGTTCGGGCGTGACCGTCCGCGGCCTCACTTTCGTGCGTTCGGAATTCAACGGCCGCACGGCCTTCGCCACGGGTGTTGGCGGGCAGGCCCTGAACTTCGCAGACGTGCCGTCCGAACTGCTCGGCTCGGTCATCATCAGCAAGAACCAGACCGCCGAGATGATCGAGGGCGGTCTCGCCGGTACCGTCAATCTAAACACGCGCAAGCCGTTCGACCGCGCCGGCTTCCATATCGCGGGAAGCGTTGAGGCGAATTACGGCGACTTCTCGGATAAGTGGTCGCCCACCATCTCCGGGCTCATCAGCAACACCTGGGATACAGATGCGGGCCGCTTCGGCGTCCTGGTTAGCGGGGCGTATTCGCGCATCCGCAGCCGTTCCGACGGTGTCCAGATCGCCAACTACCAGACCCGCGACGGCCAGCTGGCGCAGCTTTCCAATACCAGCGACCTGTTCATCTGCCGCAACCCGCTGCCAGCGCCGACGGACACCATGACGTTACCCGGTGCGAATGCCAACTGCGGCAATTTCGGCACCGAGGGCGCCGATGGCTTCGCCGATTATGCCGCGTTCCGCGTGGCACCGGCCGGACCGCAGTATCGAACCCAGCAATTCGACCGCAAGCGCGACGGCGTCACCGCAGCTCTGCAATGGGAAAGCGTTGACCAGCGAACGAAGGTCACCGCGGAATTCATCCGCTCGCACACCACCAACGACTGGGGCGAATACACCTACGAAGACGGTCCGGATCTGTCCGAATATTCGACCTATCCGATCGGCTGCCAGCAGAACGCGAACGGTCCCCAGATCGTCGACGCGAGCGGCGTGGTGCGCGATCCCGATGCGGAAACGCCCCCTCGCGCGCAGTGTCCGGTCGGCGGGTACACGGACTATGTCTATGACGAGAACAATGTGTTCCAGTCTGGATACATCGTCGACACCAGTAATGGCTGGCGCGGCGACCCCGCGCTGACGCCGTTCGTGCCGATCGGCGGCTCGCAATATTCGCTCGCTCGACGGCAGGTCGCAGACGAGACGACAAACGCCGACTACAGTCTCAACCTCCAGCACGAGCTGACGGAAAATCTGCACCTGTCGATGGACGCGCAATACGCGACATCGCACAAGCAGAACCTGGACGTCAGCGTGATGGGTTCGCTTTTCGCGGATAACGAACTGGACATCTCGGGCGACATTCCGGTCGGTATCGTACACAAGCCGCAGTTCCTTGGTTACACTTGGTCGACGCCGGGCGACGCCCTTGGGAACGCGACCGAAGCCGAATATTTCACCGATCCGCGCTTCCAGTTCTGGCGTGCGGCGATGGATCATGCCGAGGATAGCAAGGGCGACCAGTTCGCATTCCGCGCCGACCTCGACTACGATTTCGGAGACGATGCCTTCATTCGCCGCGCGAAGGTCGGCGTCCGTTTCCAGGACCGCAACCAGGACGTGCGGTATTCGACCTACAACTGGGGGATGCTCAGCGAAGTGTGGTCGGGTAGCCGCCCAGTCAATTTTGACGATACGGCCCCGGATGGTCAGCAGACGCGCTACGATTTCCCGGACTTCTTCCGTGGCGATACGCAGGGACCTCCCGGAGCCTATTACTACGGGGGCGATCTGACCGGCGATTATCAGGGAACCATCGACTATCTGCGATCGGTGCAGGATCGCGCCCGCGCGCTGGGTGCCGACCCTACGTGGAACCCACTGGCCGGGCGACCGGGCGCGGTGCCCGGCTCGATGTATCTCCCGTCCGAGATTCAGTCGGTGAAGCAGGCGGACTACGCCGTTTACGGCATGGTGAACTTCGGCAGCGACGATCTGCTGGGCAACGTCCGCTTTGCCGGCAATGTCGGCCTGCGGTTCGTCTCGACCGATCTGCGGTCGGCCAGCTCGCGTGGTCCCGGCACGCCCGACTCCGTCGGGATCGCAGCGCCCTTCAACAGCGTCATCGACCCACAGACCGGCGACGTCATTACCGCTGGGCGGTGTAGTCCGCAGGCTCGCCCTCCTGAAGCAGGGGGCGGCACCGCAATTCCGGGCGGCGTCTGCAACATCGGGATCGATGCGTATAATGCGCTGCAGAATTTCCTCGACGGCAGTTACGAATACACCGCGGTCACGAACCACTACAGCTATCTGCTTCCGAGCCTGAACCTGCGGTTCGGTCTTACGGACGACCTCGTTCTTCGTCTCGCCGCATCGAAAGTCCTGACCCGGCCCGAGAACGGCTATATTCGGAACTACTTCACGGCCAGCCTCGACACGTCGGGCAACTTCACCGGCACCGCCGGGGCTCCGACGTTGCTCCCAGCGACCGCGTGGCAGTTCGACGCCAGCCTCGAATGGTATTTCGCCCGCGTCGGCTCGCTAACGGTCAATGCGTTCTACAAGAGCATTCACAACTTCTTCTATCAATCGGTGCGCCAGGAAACGATCCGCAACGCATCGCTGGAAGAGCGTGAGGTGACCGTTCGTGGGCCGGCGAACTTCGACGGATACGGCAAGATCAAGGGTGTCGAGGTTGCATACCAGCAGACGTTCGATTTCCTGCCAGCACCGCTCGACGGGTTCGGTGTGAATGCGAACTACACGTATCTCGAGAGTTCGGGGCTGCCCAATTCCTTCCTCAACGGCGGGAATGTGCCGACCAATTCGACCGTGCCGCCGGGCAATCTGCCGCTCGAGCAATTGTCGAAGCACAACTACAATATCGGCGGGTTCTACGAGAAGGGACCGATCTCGGTCAGGGCGGCGTACAACTGGCGTTCCCGCTTCCTGCTTACGGCTTCGGACGCCATCTTCCCGTATTACTCGATCTACAACGAACCGACGGGGCAGCTCGACGCTTCGGCCTTCATCAACATCACACCCGACCTCAGGATCGGTGTGCAGGGCGTGAACCTTTTGAACGAAGTGACGCGGACGTCGCAGTCCTACTCCGGCGATCCGGCGGATCTGGCGCCGCGATCCTACTTCATGAACGACCGACGGTTCTCGTTCATCCTGCGCGCGAATTTCTGA